One part of the Quercus lobata isolate SW786 chromosome 7, ValleyOak3.0 Primary Assembly, whole genome shotgun sequence genome encodes these proteins:
- the LOC115951753 gene encoding uncharacterized protein LOC115951753 has product MGLKRKPPTSLLDLLEGQLGKGAQGTSQSSVPSPPPQPQTIQTRSSSTKSQPQSPRPKLPTLPQTALPPQPEPTDSKRKRSPKDGTQKQAEEQTKRLLEAEDQLQIVKEQISDLKKRLISAENAKGVAEYARDEAVRAKQEAEFARNEAEAARDKAEDEGYNMGVVETQASLKAQIPGVCRLYCSQSIFYPPAIREAASASSEAMSDQHEAGVTQSEAAQISVPPRESLKGGKLHDVIEALESMDPEVPKEDAEPMVSAQIPDADEPAILA; this is encoded by the exons ATGGGActtaagagaaagcccccgaccaGCTTACTTGACCTCCTCGAGGGTCAACTAGGGAAGGGTGCGCAAGGAACATCGCAGTCCAGTGTTCCATCTCCACCACCTCAGCCCCAGACCATCCAgaccaggtcatcctccaccaagtcgCAGCCACAATCTCCCCGCCCCAAACTTCCTACTCTTCCTCAAACAGCTCTGCCTCCTCAGCCGGAGCCTACCgactcaaagagaaagaggagtcccaagg ATGGCacccaaaaacaggccgaggaacagACAAAACGTCTACTAGAAGCTGAGGATCAGTTGCAAATAGTCAAGGAGCAGATCAGTGATTTGAAGAAAAGATTGATCTCGGCAGAGAATGCTAAAGGTGTGGCGGAGTATGCCCGGGACGAAGCCGTGAGGGCCAAGCaggaggctgagtttgccagaAACGAGGCCGAAGCTGCTAGGGACAAGGCTGAGGATGAGGGTTACAATATGGGGGTTGTTGAAACCCAAGCCTCCCTTAAAGCCCAAATTCCCGGAGTGTGCAGGctatactgctcccag AGCATATTTTACCCACCAGCCATCCGTGAGGCCGCCTCTGCCAGCTCCGAGGCTATGAGCGATCAACACGAGGCAGGGGTTACTCAGTCAGAAGCTGCACAGATCAGCGTCCCTCCTCGTGAGTCGCTTAAAGGGGGAAAGCTTCATGATGTGATAGAAGCACTTGAAAGTATGGATCCCGAGGTGCCCAAAGAGGATGCCGAGCCTATGGTCAGCGCTCAGATCCCTGATGCCGACGAGCCAGCCATCCTTGCCTAG
- the LOC115953515 gene encoding protein cornichon homolog 1-like: MSMDLFFWIIAFLINLALMASTFYQIVILTDLEADYINIYDSATSINRIVLPEFIVQGVFCASFLLTWHWFMFLITVPVTCYHVMLFLKRQHLFDVTEAFRFLNAEKKFRLIKLGFYLVIFAIITGRLALSVFEFLSDADDATHLF, encoded by the exons ATGTCGATGGACCTCTTCTTTTGGATCATCGCTTTTCTCATAAACTTAGCTCTCATGGCTTCAACCTTTTATCAG ATTGTGATCTTGACGGACTTGGAAGCTGACTACATAAACATTTACGACTCAGCAACTAGCATTAATCGCATCGTTCTCCCTGAGTTCATTGTCCAAGGAGTATTCTGCGCCAGCTTCCTTTTGACATGGCATTGGTTCATGTTTCTGATAACAGTTCCTGTTACTTGCTATCATGTGATGCT GTTTTTGAAACGGCAGCATCTTTTTGATGTCACTGAGGCGTTCAGATTTCTTAATGCTGAGAAGAAGTTTCGGTTAATCAAGCTTGGTTTCTACTTAGTGATTTTTGCCATAATCACTGGCAG GCTTGCATTATCTGTTTTCGAGTTTTTAAGTGATGCGGATGATGCCACGCATTTGTTTTGA